A genomic stretch from Sulfurimonas sediminis includes:
- the cbiD gene encoding cobalt-precorrin-5B (C(1))-methyltransferase CbiD, producing the protein MSKKLKTGYTTGTHATAVFLAALYEYFEAVILEKLQVVLPQKQEALIEVKREGPLHFNTIKGDNDDIDVTKGCEITCKVLKDCPTELKAQEPTLLQINRTKVYIYAGEGIGVVTKKGLKITPTHPAINPTPLSMMMQNAQNIVGESVEVFHALFSVKDGEKIAKETANAKVGVIGGISILGTRGIVKPVSASAYIDSVAAEIAVAVAESKEKIIFTLGNTAHDYAKKHYNESSIIEIGNFVYDAAKQLQQQCVKKVVFITSVAKMCKVAQGFKNTHNKYGSIDFDEVKLWLKLELGFDLGDEEFVTLKGVLQTLPDGYKEPFVKLLGYKSATKLKEWFCELGLHVNEVETITLPNEIKEKIQW; encoded by the coding sequence ATGAGCAAGAAGCTAAAAACAGGATACACAACAGGCACACATGCTACAGCTGTTTTTTTAGCCGCTTTGTATGAATATTTTGAGGCTGTTATATTGGAAAAGTTACAGGTAGTCTTGCCACAAAAACAAGAAGCTCTTATAGAAGTAAAAAGAGAAGGACCTTTGCATTTTAACACGATTAAGGGTGATAATGATGATATAGATGTGACTAAAGGTTGTGAGATTACATGTAAAGTGTTAAAAGATTGTCCTACCGAGCTAAAAGCGCAGGAACCGACACTTCTTCAAATAAACAGAACAAAAGTTTACATCTATGCAGGAGAGGGCATAGGTGTTGTGACAAAAAAAGGGCTCAAAATCACTCCTACACATCCTGCTATTAATCCAACACCTTTATCTATGATGATGCAAAATGCTCAAAATATTGTGGGAGAATCCGTCGAAGTTTTTCATGCGCTTTTTAGCGTTAAAGATGGCGAGAAGATAGCCAAAGAGACGGCAAATGCAAAAGTCGGTGTGATTGGCGGCATCTCGATTTTGGGCACAAGAGGCATTGTCAAACCGGTTTCTGCTTCTGCATACATTGACTCTGTAGCCGCGGAGATAGCAGTTGCGGTAGCAGAGTCAAAAGAGAAGATTATTTTTACACTTGGTAACACGGCACACGATTATGCAAAAAAACATTATAATGAGAGTTCTATTATAGAGATAGGTAATTTTGTTTATGATGCTGCAAAACAACTCCAACAACAGTGCGTAAAAAAAGTGGTGTTTATCACGAGTGTTGCAAAGATGTGTAAAGTGGCACAGGGATTTAAAAACACACATAATAAATATGGCAGCATTGATTTTGATGAAGTGAAGTTGTGGCTCAAATTAGAGCTTGGTTTTGACTTGGGAGATGAAGAGTTTGTAACCTTAAAAGGAGTTTTACAAACATTGCCAGATGGATATAAAGAGCCGTTTGTAAAACTTTTAGGGTATAAATCTGCTACAAAACTCAAAGAGTGGTTTTGCGAACTTGGCTTACATGTAAATGAAGTAGAAACAATTACCCTGCCAAATGAGATAAAGGAAAAAATACAATGGTAA